One genomic window of Candidatus Woesearchaeota archaeon includes the following:
- a CDS encoding cation:proton antiporter — translation MEQMMLIFLILSVSFLFSRFFIYFNLPKVLSPIFFGIFIGYYRDYLGLINLDSLEFLSELGIIMLLFYIGLELNLNNVKKQGNQTIFVAVFGFIFTFILGFIFSHMIMSYSIKVSFVIASVLSVTAESIVIVILEQAKLLKSKIGEVIIGAGLLDDIFGLFFLAIISIMVADNYSLISMLPLFLGVLVVFIGYFFIKKISYFIDKVFMQDSLKLYDIFTISIIFLLFFALFSSLIGLDFSLGAILSGILLNFSLSREGKKGVLEEHQINLFIKNMTFGFLSYFLFFWIGFNIDLTQFLQNPVLGFIFAIIAFNGKFFAGLFSSYITKNNFFTGSLIGVGMTTKGGVELIILEIARKSGLINVQIFSALVLMSLILTIFSPIIFNIIVKKYNKGLLLKTGNI, via the coding sequence ATGGAGCAGATGATGTTAATTTTCTTGATACTTAGTGTATCTTTCTTATTCTCTAGATTTTTTATTTATTTTAATCTGCCAAAAGTTTTATCGCCTATATTTTTTGGAATATTTATAGGTTATTATAGAGATTATTTGGGTTTAATTAATCTTGATTCATTGGAATTTTTATCTGAATTAGGAATAATCATGCTTTTGTTTTATATTGGTCTTGAATTGAACTTGAATAATGTTAAAAAGCAAGGAAACCAAACTATCTTTGTAGCAGTCTTTGGTTTTATTTTCACATTTATTTTGGGTTTTATATTTTCACATATGATTATGTCTTATTCAATTAAGGTAAGTTTTGTTATTGCATCAGTTTTAAGTGTCACCGCAGAGAGTATAGTAATTGTAATTCTAGAGCAAGCCAAATTACTTAAAAGTAAAATAGGTGAAGTCATTATTGGTGCAGGATTACTTGATGATATATTTGGCCTTTTTTTTCTTGCGATTATATCTATAATGGTAGCTGATAATTATAGTTTAATTTCTATGTTGCCTTTATTTCTAGGTGTATTGGTTGTTTTTATTGGATACTTTTTTATAAAGAAAATTTCATATTTTATTGATAAAGTGTTTATGCAAGATAGTTTAAAATTATATGATATATTTACAATATCTATAATTTTTCTTTTATTTTTTGCTTTATTTTCATCTCTTATTGGTTTGGATTTTTCATTAGGTGCAATTTTATCAGGAATTTTATTAAATTTTTCATTAAGTAGGGAAGGTAAGAAAGGAGTTTTAGAAGAACATCAAATAAATTTATTTATCAAAAATATGACTTTTGGTTTCTTGTCATATTTCTTATTTTTTTGGATAGGATTTAATATTGATTTAACTCAATTCTTACAAAATCCAGTTTTAGGTTTTATTTTTGCAATAATTGCTTTTAATGGTAAATTCTTTGCAGGACTTTTTTCATCATATATTACTAAAAATAATTTTTTCACAGGTTCATTAATAGGTGTAGGGATGACAACAAAAGGTGGAGTTGAATTAATTATACTTGAGATTGCAAGAAAGTCTGGTTTAATTAATGTA